One window of the Rhizorhabdus dicambivorans genome contains the following:
- a CDS encoding MFS transporter, with protein MRAGEAGQGAGGNGQAQQHERAWGVLLGASLCIFCGQASVAYYTFGVFLPDIIADTGWPAATVAAAIGPGALVAAIMAPLVGLLGDRYGARMVALAGAPAFALGFAVLGLLPRSPAGFAVAMIVMWGLIAAGSPVPYAQMLSGWFDRRRGMALSVMFSAGSIGIAVWPPFAAFLITRMGWRHAYATIGLCAATLILLSGILLLRKPKAAMAGGTDARTLPGLSVREAVRTGRFWKISVIFLAVTAVLGGTAVTFPVILRTHGADPQLGALAMTVIGLAMFTGRLSLSLVLDRYFAPYVTVAITAIAFLAFMVMLIGTSKAALLVAAALLGFGLGSEYAVTAYIVSRAFGIRAFGAVYGLVTAAVSVGAAIGPAAIGAALLSSVDPVVISLSAMGVLGAAILMLFTMRSRDLPFEVHRLSAGQRINLAPDF; from the coding sequence ATGCGGGCCGGCGAAGCAGGGCAGGGGGCTGGGGGCAATGGGCAGGCGCAGCAGCACGAACGTGCCTGGGGCGTGCTGCTCGGCGCGAGCCTGTGCATCTTCTGCGGTCAGGCCTCGGTCGCCTACTACACGTTCGGCGTCTTCCTGCCGGACATCATCGCGGATACCGGCTGGCCGGCCGCAACGGTCGCGGCGGCGATCGGACCGGGGGCGCTGGTCGCGGCCATTATGGCGCCGCTGGTCGGCCTATTGGGCGACAGATATGGTGCCCGAATGGTGGCGCTGGCCGGCGCCCCGGCCTTCGCGCTCGGCTTCGCCGTGTTGGGTTTGTTGCCGCGTAGTCCCGCTGGTTTTGCGGTGGCGATGATCGTGATGTGGGGCCTGATCGCAGCCGGCTCGCCCGTGCCTTACGCGCAGATGCTGTCGGGATGGTTCGATCGGCGGCGCGGCATGGCGCTCAGCGTCATGTTTTCGGCCGGTTCAATCGGTATCGCTGTTTGGCCGCCCTTTGCGGCGTTTCTCATCACGCGGATGGGATGGCGGCATGCCTACGCCACCATCGGCCTATGTGCCGCGACGTTGATCCTTTTGTCGGGCATATTGCTGCTTCGCAAGCCCAAGGCGGCGATGGCCGGCGGCACCGATGCCCGAACCCTACCGGGCCTCTCCGTCCGCGAAGCGGTGCGAACGGGGCGCTTCTGGAAGATATCGGTGATCTTCCTTGCAGTGACGGCAGTACTGGGCGGGACGGCAGTGACTTTCCCGGTGATCCTCCGGACGCATGGTGCCGATCCCCAGCTTGGGGCATTAGCCATGACCGTCATCGGCTTGGCGATGTTCACCGGCCGCCTCTCGCTGAGCCTGGTCCTCGACCGGTATTTCGCGCCGTATGTGACGGTTGCGATCACGGCAATCGCGTTTCTCGCCTTCATGGTGATGCTTATCGGGACGAGCAAGGCGGCACTTCTAGTGGCCGCGGCCCTGCTCGGCTTCGGGCTGGGGTCCGAATATGCGGTGACAGCCTATATCGTCTCCAGGGCGTTCGGCATCCGTGCGTTTGGAGCGGTCTACGGCCTGGTGACGGCCGCGGTCAGCGTGGGGGCCGCGATCGGTCCGGCGGCGATCGGTGCCGCCCTCCTGTCATCGGTCGACCCTGTAGTAATTTCGCTTTCAGCGATGGGAGTTTTGGGTGCGGCAATATTGATGCTTTTCACAATGCGCTCCCGGGATTTGCCGTTCGAAGTGCATCGCTTGAGTGCCGGTCAGCGGATTAACCTGGCGCCCGATTTTTAA